The genomic segment TTCCTTCTTTTGATAAATTTCAAAGTAGTGTAAATCAAAGATTAATGTTTTTAAAACTTTTTAATGAACAAGTACCTTGCTCACTGAAATTTTCAAAAGAGGAAATCTCTTTATGTAATAAAATCTCTTTATTTGAAACTTTTATTAGTAAAGTATATTTTAATTTACAATGTAATTTTTCTTACTCTTCAAATATTAAGATTGATATTGAAAAAACAGTATTAATAAATAAATTTCTAAAAAAAGTTAGATTAAGAACAGAATCTATTCCTACAAAATACTCTATTTTTACCAAAAACATTAATAATTTAAAAAAATCAACTGACTTAATAATAATTCTTTTAGAGAATGATTTCTCTTTCTTTTTAGATGGAAATAGTTGTTTTAAAAGATTTGTATCTAATAAAATTCTTAACTCTGCCCATAATAGAGAAGTAAATGTTAGTGATGATTCAATTGACATTATTTCTCATGAACAGATGTTTCAAACAAAAATATTCACTTTTTGGGAGTTTATAAATAGCAAAAAACTTGATATTGATAAACATATTAAAAAAGCAATTAAATGTATAAAAGAGAGTGATTTCAAACAAGTTTATTTAGTATATCCCAAAAATGATGATTTTTGTAAACACGTAAGTGTTAGATGTAATGATATTAGTAGCAGCGAGTACAACATAAAGTTAGTTCCATACTCTATGCGTTCAACTTTAAGATAATTTTATAAAAAAGGAAAAATATGAAAGCAATATTCTATGCAACAAGTACAGGAAATACAGAAGAGGTTGCAAATAAAATACATGAAAAACTAGATGGATTTGAATTAATAGATATTTCAAGTGATGGTGTAGAAAAGATGAAGGATTGTGAATCAATTGTTTTAGGTGTATCAACTTGGGGTGAGGGTGAGCTACAAGATGATTGGGAAGATTGTTTTGATGATATTCAAGAAATTGATTTCAAAGATAAGAAAGTAGCACTTTTTGGTTTAGGTGATCAAGAGAGTTATGGGCATGAGTTTGTAGATGCTTTAGGAATTATGTATGAAACTTTAATTGAACAAAATGCAAAGATTATAGGAAAAACATCAACTGATGGTTATGAGTATGATTATTCAAAAGCTGAGGTAGATGGAGAGTTTGTTGGATTAGTAATTGATGAAGATAATCAAGAAGATTTAACAGATGAAAGAGTTGAAAACTGGTGTAATGAAATAAAAAGTTTAATATAGTATTGATAATTGTTCTTATAATCAAGAAAGATTAAAGTTTATTTTGTTACTATTCTAATTCAATTCAAGCTGGTTGAATTACACACAAGGAGAAATTTAATGAAAAAAATAAGTTTAATTGCAGCATCGTTACTATTAACAAGTAATTTAGTTGCAAATAGTTTTGATGAGGCTTTTAAAGCTGGAACTGTAAGTGGTGATATCACATTATATGGTGAAAAACAAGATAATAGTGGTGGAAACAAAGATTCTGGTTTTTCAATGGGTTCTATTGGACTTTCTTATGAGACTGGTGAGTTAAATGGTTTTAAAGCAGCAGTTGGATTTAGAGGAAATCATGATTTTTCAGAAGTAGAAGAAGATGATTATTCTGATGGAAGTGAAAAAGAAGCAATTGTTCATACTGCTAATATCTCATATGCAAATGAGTATTTAGGATTAACTCTTGGTAGACAAGAGATTGATTTAGAGTGGTTAGGTGATTACCATGAAGCAGCAGTTCTTGGAGTTACAGCAATTCCTGATACAACAGTTGTTTTAGGATATACAAATAGAAATGCAGTTGCAGATGTAGATGCTCCTTTAGAAGACTTTGCTGACTTTGGTGAAACATCAGAAGGTAAAGAGATTGACTTTGCTGCTGTATTAGATGCAAAATATGAAGGTGTAAAAGGTTTAGTTGTAAACCCTTACTATTATGATGCAGATAATTTAGCTAACTGGTATGGTTTAAAAGTTGATTATGATACTGATATGTTTGGTGTAACTGTACATGGTGCAAGTTCAAATGAAGATGTTTCTGGAACTAAAGATGGAGATATCGCTCACATTGAAGGTAGATTAAATATTGCAGGATTTGGATTTAACCTTGGATATGTAACTACAGACAATAATGGTGGAGTTGGTTCTATGGCTGCACTAGGTGATAACATTAATCCATTTGATGCCTTAAGAGGTGGAGATGGTGAAAAAGTTTATGAAGCAGATGCACAAACAACTTATTTAAATGTAAACTATGAGATTTCTGGTGTTGAACTAGGAGCTATGTATGGTGAGATGGAATATGGTAGTGACAAAGATAAAGAGTTTGATTTTACTGTAGATTATGGTATTACTGATAACTTATCTATTGGTGCATTATATGTAAATCTTGATGCTGAAGATAGTGACAATGATTACGATAAATTAACTTTAACAGTTGAGTATTCATTCTAATCTAAATGATTAATAAACAAGGAAGAGACTCCTAAGCTCTTCCTTGTAAGATTATTTTATATAATCTCTTCTTTTCCTAATTCTGAAAATTCATTATCTACAATAGCATCTTCATGGAAGTATTCAATTTTATTTTCTGCTGTTTCTAAGTTTTTAAACTTTGCAATATGAAAAATAGCATCCCCTTCTTGTATTAAAGGAATTTCTGATTTTCCAATTATTATTCCATCAAAGGCAGCTTTTATCTCATAACTCATATCATCCAAAGGTTCATCAACATAAGCTATAACTTCATCTTCTTTAACTGTTTCACCTAAGCCTTTAATAGTTCTTATAATTCCACTTTCAGTTGACCTAATCCATTGGCTTGTTCTTGCAATAATAGGAAGAGAAAACTTTTTTCTCTTTGTTGTATTAGGAAGCATTTGAGTCTCCCTTAAGACATTTACTATGCCTTTTACTCCAATTCTAATTGATTTTTCATCAAATCTTAGGGCTTCTCCTGCTTCATAAAGTAAAACAGGAATTCCTTTATTTTGGGCTTCTTCTCTTAAAGAACCATCTCTTAGCTCTGAGTGTAAAACAACAGGTGCTTCAAAAGCTTTTGCAAGATTATATGTAAAAGGATTATTCAAGTCTGTACGTACTTGTGGTAAGTTTGATTTATGAATAGAAGCTGTATGTAAATCTATTCCAAAATCACATTTTGTAACGATTTCATCAAAAAATATTTTTGCAATTCTACTAGCTAGTGAACCTTTTTTTGAACCAGGAAAAGAGCGATTTAAGTCTCTTCTATCTGGCATATATCTTGATAAGGTTGTAACCCCATAGGTATTTACAATAGGTATTAAAATCAAAGTCCCTTTTAGTTTTTTAAGAATAGTTAATTTTCTTAGTCTTCTAATAATTTCAATACCATTTAATTCATCCCCATGAATTGCAGCACTTACAAAAATAGTTGGACCATCTTTTCTTCCTCTTATGATTCTAATGGGTAGTTTCATGGGAGAATGATAAAGTTTTGGAAGCTTTAAATCCAAAGTTATATTTGAATTTGCTTCTATTTCAGTATCAGCTATTATTAGCTTCTTCATAGTTTATGCTCCGATACTATCTCTTTTAATTCTTCTTTTTTTATCTCCAGGGTTTGGTACACTTTTTTCAATATAGTCCATAATTTTTCCAGCAATATCAATACCAGTTGATTTTTCTATTCCTTCTAATCCTGGACTTGAATTCACTTCCATCACAAGAGGACCACGACTAGATGGAATCATATCAACTCCACAAACCCCAAGACCCATAGCTTTTGCAGCTGCTAAAGCCGTTGATTTCTCTTTTCTATTTAGTTTATAAGAAGTTGCACTTCCACCTTGGTGTAAGTTTGATCTAAAGTCACCTTCTGCACCTTGTCTTCTCATTGCTCCAACAACTTCACCACCAACAACTAAAGCTCTAATATCAGCTCCTCCAGCTTCTTCAATAAACTCTTGAACTAATAAGTTTACATCCATTCCATAAAAGGCATCAAGAACTGATTTTGCAGCTTTTTCACTATCAACTAAAACTACTCCAACCCCTTGAGTTCCTTCTAAAATTTTTAAAACTAAAGGTGCTCCACCACTTAAAGCAATAACATCTTTTGCACTAGATTTATTTGAGGCAAAAACAGTTCTTGGCATATCAACACTATTTTTTGATAAAACTTGTAAACTTCTAAGTTTATCTCTACTTCTAGCAATAGCAAGGTTTCCAGATGTACTAAAAACATCCATCATCTCAAAGTGTCTAACCATTGCAGTTCCATAGAATGTTCTACTTGCACCAATTCTTGGAATGATAGCATCTGGAACAGGAAGTTTTTTACCTAAGTAGTTGATTAAAAGTTCACCTTTGATAATCTCAATTGTACATTTAAGATAGTCGATTACTCTTATCTCCCAACCTCTTTGTTCCCCAGCTTCTACTAATCTTTGTGTTGAGTAAAGACTAGAATTTCTTGATAAAATATATACTTTCATTTTTTCTCACTTATTGTTTAGATAAATACTCTTTTGATACATCAACTAGAAATTTTTCACTTAAAAACCTTCTGCCTATTAGCATAGGTAGTTTCATATCAGCTCTATTTGTAAGAGTAATTACACTCTTGTACTTTTTACCCATAAACTCTACAGTAACTTTTATAGATGGTCTAGTTTGTAGTTGTCCATTTGAACTTCTAACTTTTTTTAGTTTATAAAGTGGCATTTTCATTCTTTTGCCATGATAAGAAGGATGAATATCATCAAGTAGTGTAAAGTGTACTACATCGTTTTCAATCTTAATATCATCACAGTGTAAAGCATTAGAATCTGCTCCTGTGTCAACTTTAGCATCTAATTCAAAAAGTTCTAAATCAATTATGGAAATTAACTCTTTTTTCCCTACGATTTTCACAAGTAAATACTCTCATATTAAGATGTAATAAATTTAATTTATTACATTATGCTATCATAAAATTATTAAAAAAGTAAATCAAAAATCTATATAGTTTTTATTTTATAAGATTAAAAGAAGAGGATTATTCCTCTTCTAATAAGTGTTCGTATCTTTTGTCAGTTAAAAGTTTCATAAATGCTACTAAAGCATCTATTTTTCTTTCGTTTTGTTTTTTTGCTTTTAAGTCTTCTAAAGAGATTGTTCCTTCAACTTCTGGTTTATCCCAAGCCTTACCAGTCTCTGGATTAATAGTTCTTTCTTTATTGTTATATTTATCATAAAATAAAACTACAGTTCTTAAATCTTTAAATACACCATTGTGCATATATGGACCAGTTACTGCTACATTTCTAAGTGTTGGAACTTTATGTTTCCCTAAATGTTTTTCATCAGTAACTTTTGGGTTTGCTAATAAACCTTTATCAATATCTTTTACACCATTTTTAGCTCTTAACTCATGGTTTATAGGTGTTCCAATATTGTGATACTCAAAGTTTGTAAAAGTTTCACCTTCTGAATCTTCTGCTTTACTAAGGTGACAATTTGCACAAGAGTTGTTTGCATTTGAGAAAAATAGTGATCTACCTAAGTCTTCAAGGGGTGTTAAGTCATACTCTCCTCTTAAAAATCTATCATATTTTGAATCAAAGGGAGCAAACTCTTTTGTTTGTTCAAATTTTTCAATTGAATCAGTCATCGCTGTGTATGCTTTTTCATTTGAAGAGAAAATATCTTTTCCATAGATAGTTTTGAAAGTCTCTATATAATAAGGGTTTTCTTTTAGTCTATCTACAACAGCCTTTTTTGATGGCATTCCCATTTCAATAGGGTTTGTTGGAGGACCTCCTGCTTGACCTGCTAAAGTATCTTCTCTTCCATCCCAAAACTGTCCACCAATATATTGCTTACTTTTTTTATCATAATGAAACTTTGGACTAAACATAGCATATGCTGCACTTGGAGCTTGTCTATCACCTAATGACTTCCCATCATCACCCAGTGATGCCATAGCTTTTACTCCATTGTCTCTGTCATCTGCAAAACCTCTCTCTGGATTATGGCAAGTAGCACAAGCTTGAGTTCTATTTTTTGAAAGATTTTTATCAAAAAATAAAACCTTTCCTAATTGTTCTTTTTGTTTTATTTGCTTTTGAATTTCTTCTTTAGATAAAGTAGAGTTTGTACAACCAGTTACAAGTAAAGCAGTAGTTGCAAGGGCAACTAAATTTAAATATTTCACTAACTTCTCCTTCTTAAAATATTTATAAATGGTAATAGTAATAAGTTTTTTATTGACCTGTACTCTTTCATTTGCTCTTTTCTAAGTCCAAATTTTAATACTTGAACTTCATTGGATAGTTTTAGCGTTCCAAAAACTCTATCCCAAATGCTTAAGTATCCACCATAGTTTTTATCAAAAGACTTTTTACTATGGTGAATTTGATGTTGTTTTGGTGAAATAAGCCACTTTTCTAAGAAGCTAAAATAAGCAAGGGGGATATGTGAGTGTCTTAAATTTGAACCTAAAAAAGAGAAAACAAATACAAACATATTAGCTCCAACTATTTCTATAATTCCAATTTTTGAACCAAAAAAGTATAAAAATACACCTGTTGTAAGACCTATACTTAATGAGTATCGAAATCCAAAAAGAATATTTTCAACTGGATGAACTCTGTAAAAAGTTAAAGGGTTTAAAACTTTTGCACTATGATGTATCTTATGGAACTCCCAAAGAAAAGGAATAGTATGTAAAAATCTATGTAGCCAGTATCTAGTAAAGTCACTTATTACAAAAAGGGTTACTGTATATAAAATAATTACCGCTTCATAAGAAAGAGAATTTATGTGATTAAATCCAAACTCTAAATAAAGAAGCTTTCTTATATACAAAGCAACACTATTTGCACTAATTACTATTGGAAAAATTATTGCGATTTTAATAAAGTATGAAAGAACAAAGTAGTAATAATCAAGTTTTGCACTAGGATGAAGCCACAAAGCTTTAGATAAATTTGTTCTAATATACTTCTTATTAAAGTATAAATAAACCATTGCAATAGCAACTGATGAGATAATATAAACCCAGAAAGTTCTTTTATCTGGGTTTATTAAATACTCAAAGAGTAAAAGGTCGTTCAATTTTAGTCACCATCTGCATCAATGATTTTTGCATTGATTGATAACTCTTCAATTAAATCTAAAAATAGAACAACATGAATAGTATTTGTTACTTCATAAAGCTCTTTTGCATCTTTAAAATTATCATTTTTAATTTTTTTATTTAAAGAGATTGCCTTAGTAATTGAGTTTCTTAAAACATTAACTTGTTCATTATGTGTTAAGTCCACAAGGTAGTTTCCATAATCATAGTAAGCTTTATTATTGAAAACATTTTTGTAAGTATTTAAAATAGAATCAATAGCGAATGAAGAGTTTTTACTAATAAAATATTCTCCTCTTTTATTATCAAAACTGTCTTTGTATTTTTTACTTAAACCAACTACATCTCCAATTCTCCACTCTTTTAGTTTATAAGTGTTTTGAATAAGTTTATTGATTAGAATTCCATTTGCCTTTTTTAAATCACTTAAAAAAGTTTTGTGTAGGGCTTTATATTCATTATTAATATCTTCAAGATGAGACTTAATTCTTTTTATAATAGTAAGTGTGATTTCATTTACTCTTTTGTCTTTAATATCTTTTGTATGTAATACGTACTCTAAAGCATTGATTGATTTAAGTGAATTCTTAAATAGAGCAATTTTTGCTGCATCTTTACTCTCTATTGCACGGTCTAACTGAACTTTGATATCTTCATTTCCGTGGTGATAAATATCAATTAATCTTGGAGTGTCAATATAGTCTTCATTTAATTCACCTAAAATATATGTCGATTGCACACTTTTCCATGACTTAACAAGATTTTTAAACTCTTGTTTTGCCTCTTCAGTTTTGCTATTTCTAACTTCTTTTTCTAAAGCTTTAATATCCTCTACGGCTTTTTGTGAATCTTTTAAAATCACTTGCTCATAGATTGTATTTAACATTTCTTTATTTTTAATATCTATATTTTCAACTTTTTCATTTGCAAAAGATATAGAAGTTAAACAAAGTATTGTTAGAACTATTTTAAATATTTTCATTTTATAACCTCTCTAAAAATTTTAGTAGTTTTTCTCTTTTTTGTTTGTCTAAGTGCATGAAAGCTTCTTTAGAAGCTTGTGCCTCACCACCATGCCAAAGAATTGCTTCTTGGAAATTTCTTGCTCTTCCATCATGTAGTAGTCTTGGCTTTTTATTATTGATTTTTTGATGTAAACTTAAACCCCATAAAGCAGGAGTTCTCCATTCACTTCCACTTGCATCAAACTCTGTTCTTCCATCTGCTAAACCTTCACCCATATCATGTAATAAAAGATCTGTAAAAGGTGAAATCTTAAGTCCACTTTTTGTAGTAAATGAATCTATATGACATTTTGCACAAGAGATTTGTTTAAATAGGGCTAAACCTTCTTCATACTCTTTATCTTTTTTTGCACTATATGTTTGTCTTTTTTTAATATAAAAGTCTACAGCTTGAAGTCTAAAATCAGGCAAATCTATTTGATGTCTAGCTTTAGGAGCTTCCTTACAAGCTACTTGTTTATCTGTACATTTATCTTTTGGAAAAATAGAAGTTGTTAGTCCCATATCATTTATAGCTGCATCAGCACTTTGATGTAAGATTGTTGTATTCGCTGCTTTCCAAGAGTATTTCCCTATCTCTTTTTTCTTTGTAATAGGAGAATAAGCATAGTTTACTCGTCCTGAAATACCATCTTTATTTTTATCAAATTCATCAACATTTGCTAAGATTTGTTCATTTGGAATATCTTCTATAAGACCTAAACCATTTAGTGATGGTGCAATTCTAAAAGTGATAATAGTATCTTTGTGAAGTTCTCCATATTGTAAATCATTTAATACATAGTTTGGTTTTAAGATAGTATCAACTTCTCCATCGGGAAACTTAACTTCTATCTCATCAAACTTTATTTCTGGTTTTGCTTCATATTTTACTTTAGCTGTTCCATTTATAGCAACTTGACCACCATAACTTGGTTCTGGTATTAAAGCATTTGTTTTAAGAAACTCTATCTCTTCTTTTAATCCTTTAGAAGGAATTGAAAGTTTAGGGATTACTGCACGTGAAAGTGTTCCATTTTCGTTGTAAAGATTTCCTCTACCATTACTTGGGTGACAACTATTACATGTGTTTGCATTAAAAAGGGGTCCTAATCCATCTCTTGCTGTTGTTGCACTTGGAGCTTCAACCCAAGGGATTTTAAAAAAACTTCTTCCTAATATAAACTTATCATACTCTTCATCACTTAGATTTTCTACATGTTTAAGTAGAGTTTTTTTATCTTGCGTATGAGTTATTTCAGAACCATTTGCTAAAACCGCAAAAAGCCCAGTAGCAAAAAGTGCTACGAGGCTTTTATTTATAAGGGTTTTTGAAATTGATTTGAAATTAGATTTTTGTTTCTTCTGGATCTGTAACATCGTCTGTACTTAAAGAAATTCCATTTGCTTTTGCAACTGTAACCATTTCATCACCAAGTTTTCTCATTTCATTTTTAAGTTTTACAATAACTTTTGCCATTGGGTTATCTGGCTGAATTTGATAATCAAAGTGCTCTTTTGTCTTTGCAGTTTCATCAACTTTTGCAATTTTTTCTTCAATAGAAGTCATTAATGCAACAATTCTAGCTTTGTCTTCTTTTGAAACTTTATCTAATAATGCAGCACCATATGCTTTACCATTATAAGTTGAAGTTAAAATATTTTTGAAACCTAAGTAGTTTGTTACAATATCTCTATGAGTATTGTCAGAGAAGCAAGAATGCTCATCTTCTTCTGATGGAGTTAAAACAGCAACTGCAATTCTTTCATTTGCAAGTTCTGATTTAATAAATACACCCATTCCAGCGATAACTTGTTTTAAAGCTTCTTCTCTTGTTAAGTTTTTAGAAGCATTTTCACCTGTTAATTTTCCTTGGAATGCAGCTTGATATAAACCATCTTTATTCCAAGCAGAAGTTACAACTTCTAAATCAGAAACGATTTTTTGTGCAGATGCTTTTAAGTAAGCTAATCTTCTTTGAGAGTTTACATCAGAAGTAAAATCAGAAAGTGGTCTTTGCCCAGCAGTTTTAGCTCCATTTGTGATTGAATCTTTTACAAAGTTTGAGTAATCTTGGTCTTGTCCCCATAATAAGAACTCAACAGCATGGTATCCTGTAGAAACATTTGCTTCTCCACCATTTTCATTTAAAGCAGTTAAAGCATCAACAGTAATAGAAGTTACATCAACAACAGATGAATCTTCACCACCTGGGTTAAACTTACCTTTTGTATCAATGATATTTCCACTTGTTTTAGCACCATTAGCATCAATAGTATAATCAATCATATTTTCATCTAATGGCCAAGCATTTAATTGCCCTTCTAATGCACCATATTTATTAGCAACCCAACCTTCTTCTGCATCAATTGGACCATTTGCAAGTCTGAAGATTTCAGTTTGTCCATAAGATTCTCTTGAAACTAACCAAGCATCTTTTGCTGCTTGTAAAGTTTTTTCAGTAGGATTTGCTGCAAATTTATTAATAGCATTTTGTAATGCTTTTGCATCATTTAGTGCATCATTGTAGTTATCATGTGCAATTTTTGCATAAGAACTTAAGATATCACCTTTTTCCATATGATGGTGAGAATGTGCTTTAGAATCTGCATTCGATGCTGCACAACCAGAAAATGCTAGCGCCGCTGCAAAACTAATACTTGCTGCTAATAATTTTGTTTTGTTCATATTTTTCCTTTTAGTTTTCTAAATGATAGTCGTTATCAAATAATAAGATGTATTCTAAAAAAATTACACTTAAATCATACTTAATATTGATAGTCTTTATCAATATTATAAATTGTTTATAGATTTTCTAATTGTATTTATAAGTTGAGTATTAATTGACTTCATGTCAATCTCATCTTTATAGCACTCATACTCTTCTAAGATAAACATATAGTTGTTTAATGTATTAATTAATTCTTTTTCATTAGTTAGCAATACTAATTTAGAAATAATTGACCTAATAGCTACCTTTTTTTCTGATAAGTTTTCACAAGTCATAGTTACAATCTCATCACTTAATACAGAAAAAGTATTAAGTTTCTTTTCTCTTAACCACTTTTTACTATCTTGTTTTTGAGAAATCTTAGAACTAATTACTGAATCAATTAACTTTGTAGCAATTGTTCCAACTAGTGCATTGCTTGCAAGAGTGTTTATAGCAGGTAGTGCAATCATTTTTATATCCTTTACTTGATAATAGCTATCAAAATTATAAGGGAAGAAGTCTTAAAAGTAGTTTAAAATGATAATTACTATCATTAATATTAAATTAAGAATATTTAGAATAGTATTTTGATACTGATTATTAAGGTTGAAAATGAAAAAAGAGTATCAAGAATCAAATTTACATAAAAAAAATATCAAAATTCATGGTAGGCTTTGGAAAGTTTATACACTAGCATTAGTAGTTAGTTTTGTAATTATATATATAAGAGGATAAGAATGAACAGTAAACACGGAATGACATTTGATGCATTTTTAAAGAACTTCAAACTACACGTATCAAAATTAGGATTTAAAAACTCAATTCAAAAGGATTATATTTTAAAGATTCTTTTTTACTCAGATGAACATTTAACTGCTGAGCAAATAGCATTTAAGGTAAAAGAAGAGTACAACATTGATGTAGGAATTGCAACTGTTTATAGAACAGTAAAGTTTTTTGAGGACTTAAATATTATTGATAGTTTAGATGTAGGTGATAGTGTAAAAAGATATGAACTTAAAATTTCAGAGCACCATGATCATTTAGTTTGTACTTCTTGCCATAAAATTATTGAGTTTTCTGATGATATTATTGAAGAAAAACAAGAATCAATTGCAAAAGATAATAACTTTATTCTAAAAGACCATGCAATGATAATTTATGGACTGTGTGAAGATTGTCAATAAAATAAAAAATGAATATAAATAAAAAAGTTTCACTTCTTTTTATAATAATCTTTATTTTCTCTTTTGTTCTAATCTCTTTTATTGTTAAAAGTAGGGTTGTAAATATTGAAAGTATAGAAGAGAAAATTACTATTAACAATGTAAAAAAAGTTCAAAGTATATTAAACAATTATTATGAAAAAGTAGAAAATATAAGCTATGAGTATTCAACTCATGATTTACTATTAAACTATATAAAAAACAATGATACTCAATCATTAAATAGTTTTTTTATAAACAAACCTGACTTTATGAAAAAACTAAATCTATCGTATTTTATTTTGCTTGATGAAAATAAAAAACCACTAATATCAAAATATTATGATTTAAGTTCAGAAGAGCAAATGGCTGTTCCTGAAGAACTTTTCTCTTTTTTAAATAAAACAAGTTTTGATGAACTCTCTTTATCTAGTAAAAATAGATATTTAACCTTAAATTTTGAAAAAGTATTATTTAGTTTTGAAAAGGTTTTAGTAAACAACGAAGTAGCGGGTTATGTCTTTACCGGTAGAGCTATTAATTCTTCTTTTTTGACTAAAATAAGTGATACTATAGGTGATTATGCAAGTTTAGTTAGCAATTATGAAGTAGATGATTTTAGTAAAATAAGTTTTGAAAATGATGTAATTGATTATAAGATAAAAGTTCAAGATGATGAAAAGCTATTTTACTATTTAAAGTTTTATGATGTTCTAGAAAAAGAAAACTTCTATATAAGATTCCAAAATAGTAGAGATGTTTACAATAATATGATTGTAGAGCTAAAATATATTCTATTTTTGTTTTTAGGAATGTTTTTTCTAACAATGATTGTGTTTTTTATTTTTATAAATAAACTTTTTGTAAATAGAATTAATTATATTGCAAATATCGTAAAGAAAGTATCTTTAAATGAGACATTAAAATATCAGTTAAGAGTTAGCTATGATGATGAAATCTCCTATTTAATTAGAAAAATAAATGAGATGTTCCGTGTGATAAATGCTCAACAAGATTTAACTTTAAAAAAAGAGAGAGACTTCTTACAGTCTGTTCTTGATACCCAACAAAATATTATTATGATAACTGATGGAAAAGAGATACAAAGTGTTAATAGAAAGTTTAAAGAGATATTTTTTAATACAGACAATTTTTTAGAAAATATTGCATTAATAGATAATAAAACAAAAGCAAACTTTATGGCAGTTGCAAAAAGGTACAACAATAAAGATATGCCAGCGAAGTTCAAACTAATAGATGACCAAGAGAAGTACTTTACTTTTCAAGTTTCTAAGTTAGATATTAGAAAGTATTTAATTTGTATGAATGATGTATCAACACTAAATCATAAAATAAATCATTTAACTTTTAAAGCAAGTACAGATGAACTAACAAGTGTTTATAATAAAGCTACAATAACTAACTATGCAAAAAGATGGCTTGAAGATAAAGACTTCTCTATGATTATCTTTGATATTGACTTCTTTAAAAAAATCAATGATACTTATGGACACTATGTTGGGGATTGCATTTTAAAAGAACTGGCAAAACTTATCTCTAAAGAGATATCAAAAGATGATATTTTAGGAAGATTTGGTGGTGAAGAGTTTTTACTTTTAATTGACGATACTTCAAGTGTAAATATTATAAAAATAGCAAACAGAATAAGAAAAGTCGTAGAAAAAGAGATTTTTGAAATAGATGAACATAAGATTCAAGTTACTATTTCAATGGGATGTACAGTATGTATATACGATGAAAAGTTTGAAACTGTATATAAAAGAGCAGATGAAGCTTTATATGAGGCGAAAAAAACAGGAAGAAATAAAGTTGTATTCTATTAATAAATAACATTTGTTGATAGTGATTCTAAATTTATAATAAGTTATTATTAAGAATAAGATACAATAATTACAAAAAGGAAT from the Arcobacter sp. F155 genome contains:
- a CDS encoding Opr family porin, with the translated sequence MKKISLIAASLLLTSNLVANSFDEAFKAGTVSGDITLYGEKQDNSGGNKDSGFSMGSIGLSYETGELNGFKAAVGFRGNHDFSEVEEDDYSDGSEKEAIVHTANISYANEYLGLTLGRQEIDLEWLGDYHEAAVLGVTAIPDTTVVLGYTNRNAVADVDAPLEDFADFGETSEGKEIDFAAVLDAKYEGVKGLVVNPYYYDADNLANWYGLKVDYDTDMFGVTVHGASSNEDVSGTKDGDIAHIEGRLNIAGFGFNLGYVTTDNNGGVGSMAALGDNINPFDALRGGDGEKVYEADAQTTYLNVNYEISGVELGAMYGEMEYGSDKDKEFDFTVDYGITDNLSIGALYVNLDAEDSDNDYDKLTLTVEYSF
- a CDS encoding RimK/LysX family protein, coding for MKIVGKKELISIIDLELFELDAKVDTGADSNALHCDDIKIENDVVHFTLLDDIHPSYHGKRMKMPLYKLKKVRSSNGQLQTRPSIKVTVEFMGKKYKSVITLTNRADMKLPMLIGRRFLSEKFLVDVSKEYLSKQ
- a CDS encoding flavodoxin, with amino-acid sequence MKAIFYATSTGNTEEVANKIHEKLDGFELIDISSDGVEKMKDCESIVLGVSTWGEGELQDDWEDCFDDIQEIDFKDKKVALFGLGDQESYGHEFVDALGIMYETLIEQNAKIIGKTSTDGYEYDYSKAEVDGEFVGLVIDEDNQEDLTDERVENWCNEIKSLI
- the rimK gene encoding 30S ribosomal protein S6--L-glutamate ligase — protein: MKVYILSRNSSLYSTQRLVEAGEQRGWEIRVIDYLKCTIEIIKGELLINYLGKKLPVPDAIIPRIGASRTFYGTAMVRHFEMMDVFSTSGNLAIARSRDKLRSLQVLSKNSVDMPRTVFASNKSSAKDVIALSGGAPLVLKILEGTQGVGVVLVDSEKAAKSVLDAFYGMDVNLLVQEFIEEAGGADIRALVVGGEVVGAMRRQGAEGDFRSNLHQGGSATSYKLNRKEKSTALAAAKAMGLGVCGVDMIPSSRGPLVMEVNSSPGLEGIEKSTGIDIAGKIMDYIEKSVPNPGDKKRRIKRDSIGA
- a CDS encoding cytochrome-c peroxidase codes for the protein MKYLNLVALATTALLVTGCTNSTLSKEEIQKQIKQKEQLGKVLFFDKNLSKNRTQACATCHNPERGFADDRDNGVKAMASLGDDGKSLGDRQAPSAAYAMFSPKFHYDKKSKQYIGGQFWDGREDTLAGQAGGPPTNPIEMGMPSKKAVVDRLKENPYYIETFKTIYGKDIFSSNEKAYTAMTDSIEKFEQTKEFAPFDSKYDRFLRGEYDLTPLEDLGRSLFFSNANNSCANCHLSKAEDSEGETFTNFEYHNIGTPINHELRAKNGVKDIDKGLLANPKVTDEKHLGKHKVPTLRNVAVTGPYMHNGVFKDLRTVVLFYDKYNNKERTINPETGKAWDKPEVEGTISLEDLKAKKQNERKIDALVAFMKLLTDKRYEHLLEEE
- a CDS encoding succinylglutamate desuccinylase/aspartoacylase family protein, with translation MKKLIIADTEIEANSNITLDLKLPKLYHSPMKLPIRIIRGRKDGPTIFVSAAIHGDELNGIEIIRRLRKLTILKKLKGTLILIPIVNTYGVTTLSRYMPDRRDLNRSFPGSKKGSLASRIAKIFFDEIVTKCDFGIDLHTASIHKSNLPQVRTDLNNPFTYNLAKAFEAPVVLHSELRDGSLREEAQNKGIPVLLYEAGEALRFDEKSIRIGVKGIVNVLRETQMLPNTTKRKKFSLPIIARTSQWIRSTESGIIRTIKGLGETVKEDEVIAYVDEPLDDMSYEIKAAFDGIIIGKSEIPLIQEGDAIFHIAKFKNLETAENKIEYFHEDAIVDNEFSELGKEEII